The Glycine soja cultivar W05 chromosome 8, ASM419377v2, whole genome shotgun sequence genome has a window encoding:
- the LOC114421299 gene encoding UV-B-induced protein At3g17800, chloroplastic-like: MDVAVTAFRSPLIILRRPVNESASARFGSTFGFSRKQRFSSVCIPKHKHKQGRRRGFVVRASASSSPESDDAKIAPLQFESSIGQFLSQILKDHPHLVPAAVDQQLQQLQTDRDAHQQNEQPSASTTDLVLYRRIAEVKANERRKALEEILYALVVQKFMDANISLIPSVTPDLSGKVDLWPNEDGKLELLHSHEAYEMIQNHLALILGNRAGDLTSIAEISKFRVGQVYAASVMYGYFLRRVDQRFQLEKTMKVLPNATEKENSAHQTTMDNARPSIEEDTSQVMSHPEVSTWPGGDVRPGGFGYGVKATRLRNYVMSFDGDTLQRYATIRSKEAVSIIEKHTEALFGRPEIVVTPEGAVSKDENIKISFGGLKKLVLEAVTFGSFLWDVESYVDSRYHFVLN, from the exons ATGGACGTCGCTGTCACTGCCTTCCGGTCACCGCTGATCATCCTCCGAAGACCGGTCAACGAGTCTGCCTCAGCTCGGTTCGGTTCCACTTTTGGGTTTTCCAGAAAG CAACGGTTCAGTTCAGTATGTATCCCCAAACACAAGCACAAGCAAGGTCGTAGAAGAGGGTTTGTAGTTAGAGCTTCTGCATCCTCATCTCCGGAGTCGGATGATGCCAAGATTGCTCCTCTTCAGTTTGAATCCTCAATTGGGCAGTTCCTTTCTCAGATTTTGAAAGATCATCCGCATCTTGTGCCTGCTGCCGTTGACCAGCAGCTCCAGCAACTCCAAACTGACCGCGATGCTCATCAACAAAACGAACAACCTTCTGCTTCAACCACTGATTTAGTTTTGTACAG GAGAATTGCTGAGGTGAAGGCTAATGAAAGGAGGAAAGCTCTGGAAGAGATCTTGTATGCATTGGTAGTGCAGAAGTTCATGGATGCTAATATTTCTTTGATACCCTCTGTAACCCCAGATCTTTCTGGTAAGGTTGATTTGTGGCCAAATGAAGATGGTAAACTTGAGCTGCTTCACTCACACGAAGCATATGAGATGATTCAAAACCACCTGGCTCTCATTCTCGGTAACAGAGCTGGAGATTTAACATCAATAGCTGAAATCAGCAAATTCAGGGTAGGGCAGGTCTACGCAGCATCAGTGATGTATGGTTATTTTCTTAGACGAGTTGACCAAAGGTTCCAGTTGGAGAAGACAATGAAAGTTCTTCCAAATGCAACAGAAAAAGAGAATAGTGCTCATCAAACTACAATGGACAATGCAAGACCCAGTATTGAAGAGGACACTTCTCAAGTGATGTCTCATCCTGAAGTATCTACCTGGCCTGGTGGTGATGTCCGTCCCGGTGGATTTGGCTATGGTGTAAAGGCAACCAGGTTGCGTAACTACGTGATGTCCTTTGATGGTGATACACTACAAAGATATGCAACAATTAGATCCAAAGAGGCTGTCAGCATCATCGAGAAGCACACAGAAGCATTGTTTGGAAGACCTGAAATTGTTGTAACACCTGAGGGGGCAGTCTCTAAGGATGAAAACATCAAAATTAGCTTTGGTGGTTTAAAGAAGCTTGTTTTAGAGGCTGTGACTTTTGGTTCTTTTCTCTGGGATGTTGAGAGCTATGTGGACTCAAGGTACCATTTTGTGTTGAACTGA
- the LOC114422689 gene encoding purple acid phosphatase 3-like: MAHLALWSLETGEGKEHTTNLKLPLSQIQFLTSGGGSKAWKGDMDKDKTDGIKFYYDGQGFMSAELEETNVKVVYYDIFGKVLHVVNLPKGLGTSVSAI; the protein is encoded by the exons ATGGCTCACTTAGCCTTGTGGTCATTGGAGACCGGGGAAGGAAAGGAACATACAACCAATCTCAAGTTGCCACTCAG CCAAATCCAGTTCTTAACCAGTGGTGGAGGTTCAAAGGCATGGAAAGGAGACATGGATAAAGATAAGACAGATGGGatcaagttttattatgatggACAAGGATTTATGTCCGCGGAGCTGGAAGAAACCAATGTCAAAGTTgtttattatgatatttttgggAAAGTTTTGCATGTTGTGAATCTGCCCAAGGGGTTAGGTACTTCTGTCTCTGCCATATAG